From a region of the Sminthopsis crassicaudata isolate SCR6 chromosome 6, ASM4859323v1, whole genome shotgun sequence genome:
- the RTN4RL2 gene encoding reticulon-4 receptor-like 2, which translates to MLAWLRRLLQGPASACLLLLLLALPLVAPTCPMLCTCYLSPPTVSCQANNFSAVPLVLPPHTQRLFLQNNLIRSLRPGTFGSSLLTLWLFSNNLSTIYPGTFRHLQALEELDLGDNRHLRSLDPDTFQGLERLQSLHLYRCQLSSLPSNIFRGLVSLQYLYLQENQLLHLQDDLFADLANLSHLFLHGNRLRLLTEHVFRGLAGLDRLLLHGNRLQGVHRAAFRGLARLTILYLFNNSLASLPGEALADLPSLEFLRLNDNPWACDCRARPLWAWFQRARVSSSDVTCATPPERQGRDLRALRESDFEACPPAAPTRPGGRARGNSSSNHLYGVGEAGGAPPVDPSTLYRDLPAEDPRGPQGGDAPTEEDYWGGYGGEDRRRGEVCPGPACPTSLDSGGPSQYHGLPSPLFCLLLLVPYGP; encoded by the exons GTCCTGCCTCAGCCTGcctgctgctcctgctgctggCTCTGCCTCTGGTGGCCCCTACCTGTCCCATGCTGTGCACCTGCTACCTCTCCCCGCCAACCGTCAGCTGCCAGGCCAACAACTTCTCGGCCGTGCCCCTGGTACTGCCCCCCCACACCCAGCGCCTCTTCCTCCAGAACAACCTCATCCGCTCCCTGCGGCCTGGCACCTTCGGCAGCAGCCTGCTCACCCTCTGGCTCTTCTCCAATAACCTCTCTACCATCTACCCTGGCACCTTCCGACACCTGCAGGCCCTAGAGGAGCTGGACCTGGGAGACAACCGGCACTTGCGTTCCCTAGACCCCGACACCTTTCAGGGCCTCGAACGGCTGCAGTCCCTCCACCTGTACCGCTGCCAGCTCAGCAGCCTGCCCAGCAACATCTTCAGGGGGCTGGTCAGCCTCCAGTACCTCTATCTTCAGGAAAACCAGCTGCTTCACCTCCAG GATGATCTGTTTGCCGACTTGGCCAACCTGAGTCACCTCTTCCTCCATGGGAATCGCCTCCGATTGCTCACCGAACACGTCTTTAGGGGTCTGGCCGGGCTGGATCGGCTACTGCTCCATGGGAACCGACTGCAGGGCGTGCACCGAGCGGCCTTCCGGGGCCTGGCCCGTCTCACCATCCTTTACCTGTTCAACAACAGCTTGGCGTCCCTGCCGGGAGAGGCGCTGGCCGACCTACCTTCCCTGGAGTTCCTGAGGCTCAATGACAACCCCTGGGCGTGTGACTGCCGTGCCCGCCCTCTCTGGGCTTGGTTTCAAAGGGCCCGGGTCTCCAGCTCGGATGTCACCTGTGCCACCCCTCCCGAGCGCCAGGGCCGTGACCTGCGGGCCCTCCGGGAGTCTGACTTTGAGGCCTGTCCCCCCGCTGCTCCGACCCGGCCGGGTGGCCGTGCCCGTGGCAACAGCTCCTCCAACCACCTGTATGGGGTGGGAGAAGCCGGAGGAGCTCCCCCTGTGGATCCCTCTACCTTATACCGGGACTTGCCGGCTGAAGATCCCAGGGGTCCCCAAGGTGGCGACGCACCCACAGAAGAAGACTATTGGGGTGGCTATGGGGGTGAGGACCGGAGGAGGGGGGAGGTCTGCCCTGGCCCGGCCTGCCCCACCTCGCTGGATTCCGGAGGCCCTTCCCAGTACCATGGGCTACCCAGCCCTTTGTTTTGCCTCTTGTTGCTGGTCCCCTATGGCCCCTGA